GGAAGGCCTTAGAATTATCGACAACCATATTCCTTCCCGGGGCGGTGATATCCAGGTCCTTCCCAACCTCCCTTTTCCCCCGTCTGCTCTTCCGCAATCACCAGCGTCCCGTGGGGTGCTCTATTCTGAGCTAACTTTTTTGCTTCATCGTTGGTAGAACCTATCGAAGGGTAGTAGTAAATTTTGCGGGCCAGGAATTCGAGGCGGCTATTTTGTATAATTTCTTCAGGCAAAAGCAAATCCGGCGACCTCTTCAGGCAATATCCCACCCTCGGCACCGAATCTATTTCGTATCCGAGCTTTCTTAAATGGTTTACCTGCTTCCATACGGCGGTGCGGCTGACTCCAAATTTTTCGCTTATTTCCTCACCGGAAACGTAACTGCTCTTTTTCGAAAGAAGCAACAGCAAAAGCTCGTTTAGAGAACCGTCTCTCGTCATGGCTTAAATCCACCTTTTTCCAAAACCATTTTAAGCTACTTATAGTTTAATTTACCCGCTCATTTGTGTCAATGTCAAAAAGCCTGCCGGATTAAACTCCGACAGGCTTCGGACTTTGAATCTTATTTTTCGATAACCATATCGCCGTTAACTGGAACACCTTTTAAAGTGTCCTTTACGGGGCATCTTTCCTGTATGAGCTCGTAAAGTTTTTTTACGTTTTCCTCCGGGGAATCGGAAACTATGTGCATTTTATAACGTATCTCGGAAAAACCTTTCCTTACGTTCGGGTTTTTCCCAAGAAAACCATCTGGGTCGAGGTCCCCTTCAAGGTCCACGGAAAATCCTTTCAACTCCACGCCGCACATCGGAGCAAATGCGCTGGCTACTATCGCCATGCAGCCTCCCAAAGAGCAAAGTAGCATTTCCACAGGATTCATGGCGGTGTCGGTCCCGCCGAGCCCTTTGGGTTCGTCAACGGTGACTTTGAATCCCCTGGCGGTTCCTTCGGCTACCATTCCGCCTTTCCACTCCGTTTTAGCTTTGAAAGTAACTTTTGCCATAACGATACCTCCCGGCCTAATAATGTCAGTTATCATCTAATCGAAATTATACCCTTTTGCATTACTATCTTCAACTGTTGTGACCCTCCTTCTATCCAACGGTGGCACCAGCTTTCCTTTCGATTCTTCCCCTTTTTTCCGAACACTTCCCATTCGCACTTTCCTCCCCTTTTTTTGTCTTCAATCTTAGTATCTTCAATTGCAGCGTTCGATATTTATGAATCAATTAAAAAAGCCCCCTTCAAGGGGCTTTTTTCAATTCCTCTTCCAGGTATTTTATGAACTCACCGCTCACGTCCATCACCGTAATGTCTATATCCTTTACATCACCGAGAACTTCCTTATAAACTTTTGCCACATCCTTTTTGGGGACGCCTCCGACGCCTGTAGCCAGCGCCGGCAGAACCATGGATTTAACTTTCATTTCCCGGGCTTTCTCGAGGAGCGACTGAAGGCATTTCCTTACAATTTCTACGCTGGACGGCTCCGCCGGCCTCTTCATGGTCACTGCGTGAAAGATGTACTTGGCTTTCAATCCGCCGGCGGTGGTAACGTAAACGTCTCCCGGCCGGGGGTCGAGCTGGCTGCAGACCCTTATGGCTTCGTCTTCAATCACTTTCCCGCCGGCTTTCTTTATTGCCAGGGCTACGCCGCCGCCCATGGGTCCGATGCCATTTGCCGCATTTACTATAACGTCGGCCTCGGCCTTCGTTATGTCTCCCATAACAAGCTTCACTTTATCACCCCTTCGACCTAACATTTTGCAAGTTCGGACAGCTCTTCCAGTTTCTTTTTCCAGTAATCCCTCTTAGCTTTCAATTCCCCTATTAACTTCAGGTCGTGCTCGATGCAAAGTCCTTCCTGGACCCTGTTTTCGGCAAAATGAATGGCCTCATCAAAAGTTTCAAGAGCTCTTTTAAATAAATCTTCGGCATAACAAGCTCTCTCCCTTTCGTGAGGCCAGTTGGATTTTTTTGAATCCCTTATGACGGCTTTTAACACATCGAAGAACTTTTCCCCCTCCGTGTAAAGATTTATGGAAAAATCAAGATGTTTAATCATTTTAAAACCTCCCGGCCACTTTTATATTATAATTTCCACAAAACTTTCAAAATTCCTCCTCAATTTTAAAATATATTTTTCACAGGACCGCACCCAGCCCGGAGAGGGCCAGAATCAAAAGCCACATTTTTCCATCAAGCGGCACGGTGTGGAAGATAACCTGAAGCGACGACACGTAGACAACTCCAAAAAGCATTGCCGCCGAAATTATTACAGCCAGCGTGAGGAAGAGATTCGAGAACGGATTTTTCCCCCATAAGGTGGCGTTTTCTTCCCTGCATTCAAAGGCAAATATGAGCTGGGACATCACCAGGGTGGAAAAAGCCACCGTTCTTGAGAAGTCTATCCCGGTGCCGCCGTAATACCAGGATATCAGGTATGAAGCCATGGTGGCAAGGCTTATAAAAAACCCCCTGTAAAATATTTTCCGTCCCATGCCGCCGGAAAAAATACCTTCCTGTCTTTTTCGGGGTTTGCGGTTCATCACATCCCTCTCGGGCGGGTCCGCTCCCAATGCAATGGCCGGCAGGCCGTCGGTTATAAGGTTCATCCACAGTACCTGTATGGGCAAAAGCGGCAGCGGCATCCCCAGGAGCGACGACCACACCATCGTCAGCACTTCTCCGATATTGCAGGAGAGCAAGTAACGTATGAATTTTCGGATGTTGTCGTAAATGATACGCCCTTCTTCCACGGCGGATACGATGCTTGCAAAATTGTCATCCAGCAGTATCATCGCCGAAGCTTCCTTCGTCACATCGGTGCCTGTTTTGCCCATTGAAATACCTATATCCGCTTCCTTTACCGCAGGAGCGTCGTTCACTCCGTCACCGGTCATGGCAACCACATGGCCCTTCTTTTTTAGCGCTCGAACTATTCTCAACTTGTGCTTGGGAGTCACTCGGGCGTACACCGAAATATCATCTATACATTTTAAAAACTCGGATTCGGACATTTCGTCAAGTTCCTGGCCCGTTATTATCCTCCCACCTTTGCCCATCATGTTCAGTTCTTTTGCCACAGCCCAAGCGGTGGCGCGGTGATCACCCGTTATCATTACAGGCTTTATCCCTGCGGCAAAGCACCTTTCGACGGCTGAAGCCGCTTCGGGTCGCGGCGGATCTATCATTCCCATCAAGCCTAGAAAAATCAAACCGGTCTCGATATTTTCGCTTAAGTCCCGAGTACTGTTTAATTTTCTGTAGGCAAACGCCAGGACCCTCAAGGCTTCCCTTCCCATATCCTCGTTTATCCGGGATATTTTTCTCTTTTCTGATAAAGTCATCTTTTTAACATTTCCATTTTCTTCTATACCATCGCAAAGTTCCAGAATTACGTCCATAGCTCCTTTTATGAACAGGAATAGCTCCCCCTTTTGGTTTTTCACCACCACCGACATTCGCTTCCGTTCCGAATCGAAAGGAATTTCCCTTATCCTTTTGTAAGTCCTTTCAACGTCATTTTTAAAAATTCCGGCCTTTGCAGCCGCAACCAAAAGGGCAACTTCCGTAGGGTCTCCGGCGGGCACCATCTCCTTTGGCCTTCCAAAGCCAAAAATTCCGGACTTTTGCTCACCAAGTTCAGCGTTATTGCATGAAACCGCAACCCTGAGCAGTTTTTCCATTGAAGGAGAAGTTTTTTTAAGCAGCCGGCCATCGTTTGTAATGAAGTCCCCTTCAATTCTGTAGCCGCTTCCTGTTACCATCACCGTTTCGCCATCCACATAGATTTTCCTCACGGTCATCCTGTTTTCCGTAAGGGTGCCGGTTTTATCGCTGCAAATAACTGTAGCACACCCCAGGGTTTCTACGGCCGTAAGTTTTCTCACC
The genomic region above belongs to Coprothermobacter proteolyticus DSM 5265 and contains:
- a CDS encoding macro domain-containing protein, encoding MLGRRGDKVKLVMGDITKAEADVIVNAANGIGPMGGGVALAIKKAGGKVIEDEAIRVCSQLDPRPGDVYVTTAGGLKAKYIFHAVTMKRPAEPSSVEIVRKCLQSLLEKAREMKVKSMVLPALATGVGGVPKKDVAKVYKEVLGDVKDIDITVMDVSGEFIKYLEEELKKAP
- a CDS encoding biotin operon repressor, which encodes MTRDGSLNELLLLLLSKKSSYVSGEEISEKFGVSRTAVWKQVNHLRKLGYEIDSVPRVGYCLKRSPDLLLPEEIIQNSRLEFLARKIYYYPSIGSTNDEAKKLAQNRAPHGTLVIAEEQTGEKGGWEGPGYHRPGKEYGCR
- a CDS encoding OsmC family protein; the protein is MAKVTFKAKTEWKGGMVAEGTARGFKVTVDEPKGLGGTDTAMNPVEMLLCSLGGCMAIVASAFAPMCGVELKGFSVDLEGDLDPDGFLGKNPNVRKGFSEIRYKMHIVSDSPEENVKKLYELIQERCPVKDTLKGVPVNGDMVIEK
- a CDS encoding cation-translocating P-type ATPase, yielding MTASWNTDLKRGLSSREIPLKKKLFGENVIHESRKKSPAILFINQFKSTITLVLLGATIVSYFLGEMADAAAITAIIVLNGFMGFIQEYRTERALEALKEMAAPVARVVRDGKIQVIPAKEVVPGDVVILETGDKVPADGELFEAENLKVDESMLTGESVPVEKSVESRELETLKIHRSNLVFMGTMVVSGRGKMVVTQTGMNTEMGKIAGMMEGVEEEQTPLQRRLDDLGKQLLVLCLLLCFMVAMLGVLRGEEIYQMFLFGVSLAVAAIPEGLPAVVTMVLAMGVQRMVKKNVLVRKLTAVETLGCATVICSDKTGTLTENRMTVRKIYVDGETVMVTGSGYRIEGDFITNDGRLLKKTSPSMEKLLRVAVSCNNAELGEQKSGIFGFGRPKEMVPAGDPTEVALLVAAAKAGIFKNDVERTYKRIREIPFDSERKRMSVVVKNQKGELFLFIKGAMDVILELCDGIEENGNVKKMTLSEKRKISRINEDMGREALRVLAFAYRKLNSTRDLSENIETGLIFLGLMGMIDPPRPEAASAVERCFAAGIKPVMITGDHRATAWAVAKELNMMGKGGRIITGQELDEMSESEFLKCIDDISVYARVTPKHKLRIVRALKKKGHVVAMTGDGVNDAPAVKEADIGISMGKTGTDVTKEASAMILLDDNFASIVSAVEEGRIIYDNIRKFIRYLLSCNIGEVLTMVWSSLLGMPLPLLPIQVLWMNLITDGLPAIALGADPPERDVMNRKPRKRQEGIFSGGMGRKIFYRGFFISLATMASYLISWYYGGTGIDFSRTVAFSTLVMSQLIFAFECREENATLWGKNPFSNLFLTLAVIISAAMLFGVVYVSSLQVIFHTVPLDGKMWLLILALSGLGAVL